In Thalassospira sp. ER-Se-21-Dark, the genomic stretch CGCGGGTGAACGGCCAGCCAAGATCAAGGGTCGCCATGGCCTCTTGCTGTTCGGCAGGCATGCCCATGGCGCCAGCACGACGCTGGGCTTCTTCGCTTTTGCGTTTGCGTTCGGCATTGTCCCTGGCTTCGGCGCCGGGACCATGATGGGTCTGGTCGCCGTCTTCGTTAAAGAAGCCGAACCCGTCCTTGAATTTGAAGTTGAACGGTTTTTTTGATCCGCGGATATGACCGAACTGCCATGTCGGGCGTTGCCAGTGGGTATCGCGACGCATGTCGTTTTCGATATCCTCGGCCTTCATGCCGGCATAATAGTTCCAGGATTTGTTGTATTCGCGGACATGTTCCAGGCAGAACTTGTAATAGTCGCGCAACTTGCGATCCTTGGGCGCACGGAATTCCCCATGCCCGTCACATTCCGGCCAGTCACATTCCGGCAGAACGGGTTCTTCATGGTAGAGCGTCTTGCGCTTGTTGCGGTGTCCTCGGTTCATTTGCGTCTATATGTTCTGAAAATTCGATGCGCGCAATATCATACGGGCGCTTTAAATGCGATAAAAGGCTTGAAAAACGGTCACCGCATGACAGAACGTGACGTAAAGAAACGTTTTTGCAGCAATATGCAAACATCACCAGAAAACAGAGGCCCTTAACATGCAGGTCGCCAACCAGATCCGTGACATCCTGACCGAACAATTCAGCCCGGTCGAACTACAGATCAATGATGATTCGTCCAAACATGCCGGTCATGCCGGTGCAGACCCGCGTGGCGAGTCCCATTTTTCCGTTCTTGTGGTTTCCGAAAAATTCGAAGGCGAGAACCGCGTCAATCGCCAACGTCTTGTATATGGTGCGCTTGATACTTTGCTGAAAGATCGCGTGCACGCGCTGGCACTCAAAACCATGACACCAGCGGAATACGAAAACGCCCTGGCCAACAAGAACAATTAAGAATAATTCCACATAGTGAAATCAACCTAGACGTTCATCCCGATTAGGCGCAATGCTTATACACAAGCCGTGCGAATGGTGAAATTCGCGCGGCACGGATGCCGGTCAATGGCATCCGCGACAATCGGGAGGACTACGTAATGACGAAACGCCTTCTAATGGCGAGCATTGCGCTTGCCATGTCCGGAACCGCCTATGCGCAAGCACCAGCGCCGGACAATCTTGAAAAACTCTCCAACTTCCAATCAACCGGAACGACAGAATTCACCGTCATCGAACAGGGTGGTGATTACGCCGAAGGGATCAAAAAGACCCTTGAGCGCATCAAGCTTCCTGATGGTTTCAAGATCGGTCTTTATGCCATTGTTCCCGATGCCCGCCATATTGCCGTCGGGCCACAGG encodes the following:
- a CDS encoding DnaJ domain-containing protein, with the translated sequence MNRGHRNKRKTLYHEEPVLPECDWPECDGHGEFRAPKDRKLRDYYKFCLEHVREYNKSWNYYAGMKAEDIENDMRRDTHWQRPTWQFGHIRGSKKPFNFKFKDGFGFFNEDGDQTHHGPGAEARDNAERKRKSEEAQRRAGAMGMPAEQQEAMATLDLGWPFTRDELKTKYKALSKKYHPDANGGDKAAEERFKRISAAYTSLTRYIRDLEARVTL
- a CDS encoding BolA family protein, which encodes MQVANQIRDILTEQFSPVELQINDDSSKHAGHAGADPRGESHFSVLVVSEKFEGENRVNRQRLVYGALDTLLKDRVHALALKTMTPAEYENALANKNN